In Pagrus major chromosome 23, Pma_NU_1.0, the genomic window acacagtacaatATGTCATGATTCACAAGCCACGTCTGTCTCAGTTTATACATACAGTTCACATAGTTGAGTTCGGAGAACCCATCTGGATATCTGTGTCAGTGCAAatcggagtgtgtgtgtgtgtgtgtgtgtgtgtgtgtgcgtgtgtgtgtgtgtgtgtgtggtaaggCTGTCAGAGCATGCTGCATTAAGTGTGTAAAGGCAGATTCTGTGGAGGCTCTGCAGGCAGATTATTCGGAGCTTCGGCTACGTGTTCAACTGCGACTTTTTcttctgtgagagagagagaagagaaagattgaCTCAGTAAAAACAAGACCAGATCCATAcacacatatatcacatatatcTCAGAGTGTTTACCTTTTGCTTCTGCTTTTTGTGCCTCTGGTTGGAACTGTAGTTCTCCATTAGGACCCGCAGGAGGCTGCCCGTCTGCTGCCTGCGGTTCCTTCTGTCTCTGGGACATCTCTAATACTGCCTGAATTTGACAAATTGCAATCAAATTTATCATCATGTACATGCTATAGTGTTGAAAATGAGTCGCTGAGTCCAGTTTCAGATGATATAAACATGGCGGGACAGTTACCTGCTGGTACTCTCTCCTCTGGGCCTCCAGGGCTTTGCCTCTCTCTTTCAGCAGCTCCTGCTCCTGACGCAGATTCTCCGCcttcctcttcagctcctcctctttGTCCCTGAGTTCGGTCTCAAACCGCAGGAGCTCTTCCTCTGTGTACAACGGCTTGGTGTCCAGAGTCTGAGGAGACGTGCAGGAGAACGAATGAAATACAGGAAATTCACACCGTTCTTAAAATGTTAGTGGCAGTGTTTGGAGTGTAAGCAGTTAAGATAGAGCTGTCAGACAACCAGTATAGTGTGATACGTTATTTGACATTGTTAGCATGAAGACTGATTTTGCTGAATTGGAAACAGCAAAACCCACTGGCGCACTTAGCCTTGCTGAAAGAAGTGATGAGGCACTTACTGGGCTTTTCCACTGGCACGTTTGCCCGCACGGTGTCAAACTGTGCtgcgctgatttgcttttcaaTTACAGGTCTGAATGGTGTATCTACGGTGATATCTGTTGTTTccctttctgtttgtttggtgtATCTGTTTGTTTCTCCCCTTTACACtaataaatgtacaaaacataTGTATATACGACTCTaattgagtgaaaaaaaatcaaaaatgggcTCCATACCTCCCACTCTTTGGGATTATTGAACTCCCTCTTCTCGGTGGATTTGAGGAACTCCTCCAGGCTGACCAGACGATCTTTATTTGTATCCACCTTTTAACACAGAGAcgaaaaacagagaaaaaggtgTGAGACTGACTTGTGGCATATGATGAAACCAAGAGCAGAAGGATAAAAAGTATTTAGTCAAGACTCACATTCTGCATGACATGCTCCCTCATCCTCAgcctttcttcctccatctccatcatATCATCTTCCTCATTCTTTGGGTCGTAGACCTTCTCCAGCTGGAGGAGGGAAGTGAACAGATGTTAGGTTATCACAGCTGTCAGgtttaaaacttttacttttaaaaagtctgcagcagctcagacaaaacagctgtgttttcaaATAGATGAGCACCAATTTTTGAAACTCTGTCATGGCATTTTAAGGGGGTTTCATCAGGGTTTTTCACTACCAATACAGAGTGTGTTCAGTGCGTACCAAATACTGATCTGATACCAGGGTGTTAAAAAGAAGAATTCATgtgttttatatacatatatatgtattttgcTTTTCTTACCTCTTTAGTGAAAAGAGCCTCCAACTCCTGCTCATCTAAAACATCATCTTCATTTGTATCTAAACAGAGAAGAAATGACAACTTTATTTATCAGACTTGTAAGTGTGATATTTATAGCACAGGAATTAAAAGAAGAGGAGTCACTCACCatgcagtttaaaaaatgttttagggTTGAACTCCTGAGGATCCAGTCCGTCTGTCTCCTCCCAAACTTCCCGTAGCTGAGCAACGCTACCCTGGGAAGTGTGAAGAGAAATGcagcagaaagaggagaaaaatgtaAGAGAACTTGACTTGCTTCTACTTGTTTCCACCCAAAACCCAACATGGTTGCATTTGTGCCTACCGGAACATTGACTTTGGGGTGCTGGCGGTGTTTCTCCTTAAGCTCCtgcagcctcttctcctccctctccctcttctcctggTCCAGGCCTTTCAGGTACTCCCGTCTCTCGTGCTCCTTCAGCATCTCGTAGCGTTTAAACTCCTCGTGTCGCTCAGCGTCGTAGTTCTCCAGGTCCTTGGTCGCCTGGAAAAGAGTCATAAAAAGGCTATGAACTTTAAATTCTTTTCATTTAGAAGTTGGGTCAGTTACAATACAAAGCAAACATTCACAGTGTCTAGAACAATCACTAACGGGTTGTTCTGACCTGTAATTTTAGCACCCATGAGTCTAATCAGTGTAATTATGATTCTGCTGGAATGTGGTGGGATTTATCACTTCCCCACATTCCTTTCAAATCTGAACAGATTAGCCATTGAACAGCTGGAATGAAAGATTTTTCATtctctgcacaaacaaaaacGCAGTTTTTCATTTAGCACTGGATGATCTTACGGTGGAGATGAGCAGCTCAAGGTCTTTGGCCTCAAAGGTGTTTTGATTGTGGGGATCCAGATGTTCAAACTGCTTCAGCAGGGAGGCGTGGTCCATCTGCAGGGCTTCACGGCACATACACAAATTACTGAACACATGCCAGGCGTCTGACACACGTGACTTCCATTATGTTCTGTACATACTGAACACATTTCTGCCCTTATGGAGGCTACATTCCTTCCTCAATGCTATCTTGACTAATTTGcatctgtgtgtatatttttaaagTAGTGGCTAAAGTTCTATACGTCAGCATTTTGTACAGGTGCCGCTTCCACCAGGATCTGCTTCCATGCACATAAACTAATACTGAAAATGTCCCACTGCACACTTGTATGTTTTCACTCATCAAGGATATTAAGTGATAACAATGAATAATTGCATGAATTAGACGTATTTTGCACATACGCCACCTCAATTGTCATGTCCATTGAAAATGTTAATAGCTTACAGtatatatttgcatgtttttgcaagtgtttgcattttttttattaacctAACAATTTTCTCTTGTGCAAGTACATCAATTTAAAACTGTACATCTGTCCATGAAGACTGTGGTCATCTCTTGCTtatagggctgcacaatatagCGCTTCAGCACTGACATCGCAATGTTAAGACAAACATGGCAATAGTTCAAATTGCAGGATGGGCTGGTCAAATAAGCAAATTAACTTCTACACATCATGCTGCAACTTTTTAACTGCTGATACAAAAAGAAGAATTGCATGATTCTCATCTTTCATGATGACTGATCTACTAGATCTACTTTCATTAAATCTAATGCAATCTAGTCCACTTACTCTGTATGTTGGTGCTGTCCAGTTTGGCTTTGAGCAGCATCCTGAGGCGAGAAACCTCCTGACGCTTCAGCTCATCCAGACGAGTCCTGACGTGGTGACTGACCAGGTCCAGCTCTTTACTGAGACGACCATTCTGATGGAGAACACGAGACACAACAGGTGAGAAGAACATGTTAAATATAAGATCCTCTTGTTGCCAGTTGAGagtaaacaaattaataaagAGAGAATCAGAAAGAAACTGATGCTAACCTTGATGTCCTCTGTGTTTGCTGTCTGCAGTTTCTCTCTGAAGTGAGGGTCTGTCTCCAAAACCTCGATCACCTCTCTGAGATACCTGTCGTAGTACAGACCAGTGTCCTGCAAGGGCGGGTTGTAAAGGACAGGTCATTCACAAGGAACTGAGCTaaatgtgatataaataaaCCACAACAAACAGTGGACTGAGAGCAGTGCGACTATTACCCCATTCTCCTCTGGCACTTCCTCTTTAACTTCCTGGTTGCCTGCATTGCGATCAATAGGCACTGACCAGACCCCAGCAGAGATGGATAGAAGCAGCAGCCACCCAGGTTTCAAGTTCATCCTccttaaaaataaacaacaatgaaTATATTGCTATCATATTATATGTAAAACTTTGACTGAAAAGCTACAATCTTAGCACAGAATAGAGGCGCACAATTGGGAGAAATAAAAACTAGAGTGTCATTTCTCCTATATATAATATTACTATCTGGTGCCATGTGTTGTATGCCAAACTTTATTCAAACATAACCCATATTAACCTTTTATTTGCCACAGTCCACCTTTATGTGCAAATTTGGACATTTCACAAGTATAGTTTATCACTAGGTTTAGTTTATAGATGCCTGAACACAGCCGCATTTAACTGTCTGCTGGATTTGATTTCTACATCTTTTAAATGGAAGACCAGGGTAACAAGAGACACTGAACTTTATCCCCCTCATGATCTGCGTCAGACTTTCATTTATAGATGCAGACAGTGTTTAAACATACGTTGTTACTATTTGATTAACTAAAACATAACTCAAGTCCAGGGGGGATATTAACCATAGTAACCTTGGTCCTAACCTGGAGAAACATTGGATAAAAAGTTGAGAACACTAACTTAGCTGACAGCCACTAATATTTGGATTTCAGTACAATTGGTTGCTGGCTGGTGTGTATATTGTATGCCGAATTTACCAGGAGATTTAAGATATTTGTTAAAGGTCTAAAGTTTCTACTTTTAATACACCTGTGTCCTCGCTGAGGTGAGGCAACAGTAATATCAGGTTTCGCAAGTGGAGTTTGGCGTCAAAATCTGAGCAAGAAAACCTGTTTACAGCTGATTTAACAGGATAAATTACGCTGAAGACGACGAAAGTGTTGCTTAATGGCACATATAACAcgatttaaattgaaaattcGTACAACATTGTCTTGTTCGTGCTGTAGCttgttagctaactagcttaacGTAAACAAGGATAAAACGGATGTGGATGGTCAGGGCTCAGCAAAGAAACGGACCTCTCCGTAGTTGTTATTACCTGTGACCTTAAACCTACGGTATAAGTGAGTTAAGGTTTGGTTTAGCATTTTAAACGTTGTTCATTCTTTATAGGTAATTTTACAGGTGATTTAACATGGTC contains:
- the nucb1 gene encoding nucleobindin-1 yields the protein MNLKPGWLLLLSISAGVWSVPIDRNAGNQEVKEEVPEENGDTGLYYDRYLREVIEVLETDPHFREKLQTANTEDIKNGRLSKELDLVSHHVRTRLDELKRQEVSRLRMLLKAKLDSTNIQTLQMDHASLLKQFEHLDPHNQNTFEAKDLELLISTATKDLENYDAERHEEFKRYEMLKEHERREYLKGLDQEKREREEKRLQELKEKHRQHPKVNVPGSVAQLREVWEETDGLDPQEFNPKTFFKLHDTNEDDVLDEQELEALFTKELEKVYDPKNEEDDMMEMEEERLRMREHVMQNVDTNKDRLVSLEEFLKSTEKREFNNPKEWETLDTKPLYTEEELLRFETELRDKEEELKRKAENLRQEQELLKERGKALEAQRREYQQAVLEMSQRQKEPQAADGQPPAGPNGELQFQPEAQKAEAKEEKVAVEHVAEAPNNLPAEPPQNLPLHT